The Fimbriimonas ginsengisoli Gsoil 348 genome window below encodes:
- a CDS encoding restriction endonuclease subunit S, with translation MPEQRAIVQRVEDSEAAVRAADALIERKVAYKKALAEDLLTGRRRFPGFSTPWRETKLGRFFAPKDDRAPTKTPLILSCSKVYGILPQSERFSKQLASVSNAHYRHIVPGDLVYDPMLLWDASIAFSDYEGIVSPAYETLSWIGDEHGDRRFFKALFKSDTMRYVYTTISQGTNARRRKAPVTDFLKVSLKIPEAEEQRRIADLLSALDEEILILRKQRDALNEQKKGLMQKLLTGEVRLEEFR, from the coding sequence TTGCCAGAACAGAGAGCAATCGTCCAGCGCGTCGAAGATTCGGAAGCGGCGGTGCGGGCGGCGGATGCGCTGATCGAGCGGAAGGTTGCCTACAAGAAAGCCCTCGCCGAAGACCTCCTCACCGGCCGCCGCCGTTTCCCAGGGTTTTCAACACCCTGGCGCGAGACCAAGCTGGGCCGGTTCTTCGCTCCCAAGGACGATCGGGCGCCGACCAAGACGCCACTCATCTTGTCGTGCTCTAAGGTGTACGGCATCCTTCCCCAGAGCGAACGGTTCTCCAAGCAGTTGGCGTCGGTGAGCAACGCCCATTACAGGCACATCGTTCCGGGCGACCTGGTTTACGATCCGATGCTCCTCTGGGACGCGTCCATCGCGTTCAGCGATTACGAGGGCATCGTCTCGCCCGCCTATGAGACGCTGAGCTGGATTGGCGATGAGCATGGCGATCGTCGTTTCTTCAAGGCGCTGTTCAAGTCGGACACGATGCGCTACGTCTACACGACGATAAGCCAGGGCACGAATGCCCGGCGTCGGAAAGCTCCCGTGACCGACTTCCTCAAAGTCAGCCTGAAGATCCCGGAGGCCGAGGAGCAACGCCGGATCGCCGACCTCCTCAGTGCTCTCGACGAGGAGATTCTGATTCTGCGCAAGCAACGGGACGCGCTGAACGAGCAGAAGAAGGGTCTGATGCAAAAGCTGCTGACTGGCGAGGTCCGCCTCGAGGAGTTCCGATGA